A single region of the Podospora pseudopauciseta strain CBS 411.78 chromosome 1, whole genome shotgun sequence genome encodes:
- the PKA4 gene encoding cytochrome c oxidase subunit 1 (COG:T; EggNog:ENOG503NW1V), which translates to MAATVAHSQQTLSPGGPASNGGGGGGGGASGGGGGLHPLMAAAAANAAKQQQQQSQQRINARDQEPFDLTSKKLNLADFSRVRTLGTGTFARVCLVRPSHGTEADRSKVYALKILRKTEVIKLKQIDHVRHERQILSDVSGHPFITSFQASFSDHDFLYILLDYIPGGELFTYLRKYRRFDEDMARFYAAEIVLVLEYLHEHQGGIAYRDMKPENLLLDAEGHIKLVDFGFAKRLGNNENDHPEETYTLCGTPEYLAPEVIHNKGHTTAVDWWALGILIYEFLTGYPPFWHSNPIEIYKQIVEKPVVFPQDPPISPEAKDIIRQFCTVDRSRRLGNISGGAARVKAHPFFKGVDWDAVLARKYKGPILPPVRYPGDAQCFDIYPEEDDRKEEYTGEMAEKYDEYFEDF; encoded by the exons ATGGCGGCCACTGTTGCGCATTCACAACAAACCCTCTCGCCTGGGGGCCCAGCAAGtaatggcggcggcggcggtggcggtggtgctagtggaggaggtggtggtcttCATCCCTTGATGGCGGCCGCGGCAGCCAATGCCgcgaagcagcagcaacagcagtcTCAGCAAAGGATAAATGCCCGCGATCAGGAGCCGTTTGATTTAACGTCCAAGAAGCTAAATCTGGCCGATTTCTCAAGGGTGAGAACGTTAGGAACGG GAACATTTGCGCGCGTATGCCTTGTTCGGCCATCGCACGGTACCGAAGCCGATCGCAGCAAAGTCTACGCTCTCAAAATTCTCCGCAAGACCGAGG TGATAAAGCTAAAGCAAATCGACCACGTCCGCCACGAGCGGCAAATCCTCTCCGATGTCTCAGGGCAccccttcatcacctccttccaggcctccttctccgacCATGACTTTCTGTATATCCTCCTCGACTACATCCCCGGCGGCGAGCTCTTCACCTACCTCCGCAAATACCGCCGTTTCGACGAGGACATGGCCCGGTTTTATGCTGCTGAAATCGTCCTCGTGCTCGAATACCTGCACGAACACCAAGGCGGCATCGCCTACCGGGACATGAAGCCGGAAAACCTCCTTCTCGACGCAGAAGGTCACATCAAGCTCGTAGACTTTGGCTTTGCGAAACGGCTGGGCAACAACGAAAACGATCATCCCGAAGAGACGTACACCCTCTGCGGCACACCAGAATACCTCGCTCCAGAAGTGATTCACAACAAGGGGCACACCACAGCGGTAGACTGGTGGGCGTTGGGGATTCTAATCTACGAGTTCCTAACTGGGTACCCGCCGTTTTGGCACTCGAACCCAATCGAAATCTACAAACA AATTGTAGAAAAACCGGTCGTCTTCCCCCAAGACCCACCCATCTCACCAGAAGCAAAAGACATCATCCGCCAATTCTGCACGGTTGATCGTTCTCGAAGGTTAGGCAACATCAGCGGCGGCGCTGCCAGGGTAAAAGCTCACCCCTTTTTCAAGGGGGTGGACTGGGATGCGGTGCTGGCGAGGAAATACAAGGGTCCGATACTGCCACCGGTGAGGTACCCGGGGGATGCGCAGTGTTTTGATATTTAcccggaggaggatgatagGAAGGAGGAGTATACGGGTGAGATGGCTGAGAAGTATGACGAGTATTTTGAGGATTTTTAG
- the GYP2 gene encoding GTPase activating protein (GAP) (BUSCO:EOG09260K4B; COG:S; EggNog:ENOG503NW7X), protein MLNLSSFVQKAQQLLDPNQGLNITDSDRNPSKASLFQAQFRLPASQHPLYEITAELTIPLANATQSDRDRERGYQYAGKLHLSESYLCFSTTPSSFLQSASTPTSSVFTGQTHGGGPSGNGFTFPLSSIRRVERLHSQNFQFALAISTWNGISQEAAKDKDKKDLREQRITIQLASSRHACERFCDGLKKGLRTNVGNVAKLKKVVGECYSEYLLRPEEQKNATPPDAGLGLIFKYPGDPKKLRDRAKMRLWAEYLRDNGRNATLIRQPTFHKLIRVGLPNRLRGEMWELTSGSLYLRLENPTLYADTLAKHSGMESLAIDEIEKDLNRSLPEYPGFQSEEGIGRLRRVLTAYSWVNADVGYCQAMNIVVAALLIYMSEAQAFFLLSALCDRLVPGYYSTTMYGTLLDQKVFESLVEKTMPILWEHLVKSDVQLSVVSLPWFLSLYINSMPLVFAFRVLDVFFVEGPKVLFQVGLAILRINGEELLDAADDGAFISVLKSYFARLDESAHPKSENPKLRAVTRFQELMVVAFKEFSGITHNSITELRLKNKDAVLNNIESFAKRTAIRNLGPDSKLLSADELAALYDRFYGVLYERQQQDHIIKQEQARRAKNSRSRVAAVEGHDESIEKGRVGLGPSTSLMDYDAFREFLAGMSRWAISDAPSTPRRETTGDRQTGFYGSFRRGDVTLSPWGAGPEPADHEFVQRLFAKWDVGSASALTLQNVVSGMARIKGKRDIMGTINYFFELHDDDGDGRVDREGILRMSEALLFLSRRGLEGTLSPSSSNLALSTDNVNGGGENPGHSINERFLGSVSAFIRRCFEYADPDHPQNQNAIQDVQERLDAQKLEDDEELADPDAFAIGDDDDDDDDLMAMESPSASPKTTAVRPDKKLGQPPELQLNPASAGLSTDDDMSARRRVSKAQSVKANAALDPSNPLHITLPTFRMVVLADELLEQFFESSFPASFHIIEGLASSTTPTSASSLTTFSSLGIGAGRAVNAALGGAPGAPGAAAGGRGLRGVLDNIVTDGMRVAAEVRRRMEEAQRELEKNALPGQRTEEDDDEEDDDVGLGRPSGAGKSGAYSGDAERRSVRSSDRDLLTGADAEASDATATGAGRASGSPEGGGGGNGAGNEPGKGAGAGKVVGVEFDG, encoded by the exons ATGTTGAACCTCTCCAGCTTCGTGCAAAAAGCCCAACAGCTACTGGACCCCAATCAGGGTTTGAATATCACCGACTCGGACAGAAATCCATCCAAAGCATCCCTCTTTCAAGCCCAGTTTAGACTTCCAGCCTCTCAACACCCGCTCTACGAGATCACTGCCGAGCTTACCATTCCCCTTGCCAACGCCACACAGAGCGACAGAGACCGTGAAAGAGGCTACCAGTACGCCGGAAAGCTTCACCTGTCCGAGTCCTACCTCTGCTTCTCTACCACACCATCCAGTTTCTTGCAGTCTGCGAGCACCCCGACTTCGTCGGTATTCACTGGCCAGACACATGGTGGAGGGCCGAGCGGGAACGGCTTCACCTTCCCCCTGTCATCCATTCGGAGGGTCGAGCGGCTTCACAGCCAGAACTTTCAG TTTGCCCTAGCTATCAGCACATGGAACGGTATAAGCCAGGAAGCcgccaaggacaaggacaagaaggaccTAAGAGAACAGCGGATTACCATCCAGCTGGCCAGTAGTCGGCATGCATGTGAGAGGTTCTGCGATGGTCTAAAAAAGGGTCTCCGAACAAACGTTGGAAATGTGGCCAAACTGAAAAAGGTGGTGGGCGAGTGCTATTCCGAATACCTTCTCCGACCTGAAGAACAGAAAAATGCGACGCCTCCCGATGCCGGCTTGGGCCTCATTTTCAAGTACCCCGGCGATCCCAAGAAGCTTCGAGACAGGGCCAAGATGCGGCTGTGGGCCGAGTATTTGAGAGACAATGGACGGAATGCGACATTAATCCGTCAGCCTACCTTCCACAAACTAATCAGAGTCGGGCTGCCAAACAGGCTGAGGGGTGAGATGTGGGAGCTGACGTCTGGGTCACTATATCTGCGGCTTGAAAACCCAACACTGTACGCCGACACGCTCGCCAAGCATTCGGGCATGGAATCTCTGGCTATTGATGAGATCGAAAAGGACCTGAATCGCAGTCTTCCAGAATATCCTGGCTTCCAGAGCGAGGAGGGCATCGGCCGTCTTCGGCGGGTCTTGACTGCCTACAGCTGGGTCAATGCCGATGTTGGCTACTGCCAGGCGATGAACATTGTCGTTGCGGCCTTGCTAATCTACATGTCAGAAGCACAGGccttcttccttctctccGCCCTGTGCGATCGGTTGGTGCCGGGTTACTATTCAACCACCATGTACGGCACCCTTCTCGACCAAAAGGTGTTTGAGTCCTTGGTGGAGAAGACCATGCCCATCTTGTGGGAACATCTCGTGAAGAGTGACGTGCAGCTGTCTGTCGTGTCGTTGCCTTGGTTCCTCTCGCTTTATATCAACTCGATGCCTCTCGTCTTCGCCTTCAGGGTCTTGGACGTGTTCTTTGTCGAGGGCCCCAAAGTGCTGTTCCAGGTTGGCCTGGCCATCTTGAGGATAAACGGAGAGGAACTCTTGGATGCGGCGGATGACGGAGCCTTCATCTCGGTCCTCAAGTCCTACTTTGCCCGTCTCGATGAATCTGCTCACCCCAAGTCTGAGAACCCCAAGCTCAGGGCGGTCACTCGGTTCCAGGAGCTCATGGTGGTGGCCTTCAAGGAGTTCTCGGGCATCACGCACAACAGTATTACTGAGCTTCGCCTCAAAAACAAGGACGCCGTCCTGAACAACATCGAGAGCTTCGCAAAGCGAACGGCCATCAGAAATCTTGGCCCCGATAGCAAGCTGCTGAGCGCCGATGAGTTGGCCGCCTTGTACGACAGGTTCTATGGCGTGTTGTACGAGAGACAACAGCAAGACCACATCATTAAGCAGGAGCAAGCAAGGCGAGCCAAGAACAGCCGCTCACgggtggctgctgttgaaggACACGACGAAAGCATCGAGAAAGGtcgggttgggttgggaccGAGCACCAGCCTGATGGACTATGACGCGTTCCGTGAATTCCTGGCGGGAATGTCCAGATGGGCCATCTCAGACGCACCCAGCACGCCGCGACGTGAGACTACGGGGGATAGGCAGACAGGCTTCTACGGCAGCTTTAGACGAGGTGACGTGACGTTGTCTCCCTGGGGGGCAGGTCCCGAACCGGCAGATCATGAATTTGTCCAGCGACTGTTTGCGAAGTGGGACGTGGGATCCGCCTCCGCTCTCACTCTCCAAAACGTTGTGTCGGGCATGGCTCGTATCAAAGGGAAGCGCGACATCATGGGCACCATCAACTACTTTTTTGAACTACACGATGACGACGGAGACGGCAGGGTCGATCGCGAAGGCATATTGCGCATGTCCGAGGCCTTGCTTTTCCTATCTCGCCGTGGGCTGGAAGGCACGCTCAGCCCGTCAAGTTCGAATCTCGCCCTCAGTACAGATAACGTGAACGGTGGCGGCGAGAACCCAGGCCATTCTATCAATGAGAGGTTCCTTGGCAGCGTCAGCGCCTTCATCAGGAGATGCTTTGAATATGCCGACCCGGATCATCCACAAAATCAAAATGCGATACAAGACGTGCAAGAACGACTAGATGCGCAGAAGCtagaggatgatgaggagctcGCAGACCCCGACGCCTTCGCCATtggcgatgacgacgatgacgatgacgatctCATGGCCATGGAATCACCATCCGCAAGTCCCAAAACAACAGCTGTTCGCCCTGACAAAAAGCTCGGCCAGCCACCTGAGCTGCAACTAAATCCAGCATCTGCAGGGCTCTCCACGGACGATGACATGTCAGCACGAAGACGGGTGTCCAAAGCTCAGTCGGTCAAGGCCAACGCGGCCTTGGACCCATCGAACCCGTTGCATATTACTCTCCCAACATTCCGCATGGTTGTACTTGCAGACGAGCTTCTGGAACAGTTCTTCGAGTCATCCTTCCCAGCATCATTTCACATTATTGAGGGTCTGGCCTCTTCGACCACACCCACCAGCGCATCGTCCTTGACTACCTTCTCCAGTCTTGGTATCGGCGCCGGACGGGCTGTCAATGCCGCGCTCGGTGGCGCTCCCGGGGCACCTGGTGCTGCCGCTGGAGGTCGCGGCCTGCGCGGTGTCTTGGATAACATTGTCACCGACGGGATGCGCGTGGCGGCTGAAGTCCGCCGTaggatggaggaggcccAGCGCGAGCTTGAAAAGAACGCACTCCCAGGCCAGCgcaccgaggaggacgacgacgaagaggacgatgatgTGGGGCTTGGACGGCCATCAGGGGCTGGAAAGAGTGGGGCGTACTCTGGCGATGCGGAACGGCGAAGCGTGCGCAGTTCGGACCGAGACCTCTTGACAGGTGCAGACGCTGAAGCTAGTGACGCGACAGCGACAGGTGCCGGACGTGCCAGCGGGAGTCCcgagggtgggggtggtgggaatggggcCGGTAATGAGCCTGGCAAGGGCGCGGGGGCTGGCAAAGTTGTTGGGGTCGAGTTCGATGGCTAG